Proteins co-encoded in one Candidatus Cloacimonadota bacterium genomic window:
- a CDS encoding Ni/Fe hydrogenase subunit alpha, translating to MKTIKVNHLARVEGDGGITVEFDGNKLSKVNVDIFEGPRLIEALAVGKTAQEINSITPRICAICTVSHKNASVRACDRALAIPETKKTYYTRELMHLGEIVESHSLHVFALALPDFLGYPNVIAMVDKYKDIVMQALNLKKFGNRIMQITNGKFIHGENAVAGGYGKFPSKTELLEIKTTAESFMEFVTAATDIVGGLEIPSYLEEETVFGCCNPDDSNSFGYWGDSIIVSDGTIIPAMEYKENLIERVVPHSFAKRSLYKGKPFSVTALGRLINLGDRLKGNAGEYYRKYRNWRWNRNPFFNNLAQSIEMIYCLERIPVVIDKLLEMKDTPIQEPTRSDGRGVGLVEAPRGLLVHDYTFRDGKIIDCNIITPTAYNLDDMEKYIGIAAKNLNNAGQETEAIRFELEKIARSYDPCISCATHLVNVIKK from the coding sequence ATGAAAACAATAAAAGTTAATCATCTGGCTCGCGTAGAAGGTGACGGCGGCATCACTGTAGAATTTGACGGCAACAAACTCTCTAAAGTCAATGTGGATATCTTTGAAGGACCTCGTCTGATCGAAGCGCTGGCAGTTGGAAAAACTGCTCAAGAGATAAATTCCATTACCCCAAGAATTTGTGCAATCTGTACGGTTTCACACAAAAATGCATCCGTTCGTGCCTGCGATCGCGCACTGGCAATTCCGGAAACAAAAAAGACTTACTACACACGCGAACTTATGCATTTGGGTGAAATAGTGGAAAGTCATTCTTTGCATGTTTTTGCTCTCGCTCTTCCTGATTTTCTGGGTTATCCGAATGTGATTGCCATGGTCGATAAATATAAAGATATTGTTATGCAGGCTTTGAATCTTAAAAAGTTCGGAAACAGAATTATGCAGATCACCAACGGCAAATTCATTCACGGTGAAAATGCTGTTGCCGGCGGTTATGGCAAGTTCCCATCGAAAACAGAACTTCTGGAAATCAAAACAACTGCGGAAAGTTTCATGGAATTCGTAACAGCTGCGACCGACATTGTCGGCGGATTGGAAATTCCTTCTTACCTGGAAGAAGAAACAGTTTTCGGCTGCTGTAATCCTGATGACAGTAATTCTTTCGGTTATTGGGGAGATTCCATCATCGTTTCCGACGGAACTATAATTCCGGCAATGGAATATAAAGAAAACCTGATCGAACGAGTAGTTCCCCATTCATTTGCAAAACGTTCTTTATATAAAGGAAAACCATTCAGCGTAACTGCTCTGGGTCGTCTAATCAATCTTGGAGACAGGTTGAAAGGAAACGCTGGAGAGTATTATCGCAAGTATCGAAACTGGCGTTGGAACCGCAATCCGTTCTTCAACAATCTCGCTCAATCTATCGAAATGATATATTGTCTGGAAAGAATTCCGGTTGTCATTGATAAACTTTTGGAAATGAAAGATACACCAATCCAGGAACCAACCAGATCGGATGGTCGCGGAGTCGGTCTCGTGGAAGCACCAAGAGGATTGTTAGTTCACGATTATACATTCAGAGATGGAAAAATCATAGATTGCAACATCATCACACCAACTGCTTATAACCTTGATGATATGGAAAAGTACATTGGAATCGCTGCTAAAAATCTGAACAATGCCGGACAGGAAACCGAAGCGATCCGTTTTGAACTGGAAAAGATTGCCCGTTCTTACGATCCCTGCATCAGTTGTGCAACTCACCTGGTTAATGTGATTAAAAAATAG